In Elaeis guineensis isolate ETL-2024a chromosome 1, EG11, whole genome shotgun sequence, a genomic segment contains:
- the LOC105034281 gene encoding NAC domain-containing protein 83 yields MDRPSFMRHGVLKLPPGFRFHPTDEELVVQYLKRKVFSCPLPASIIPEIDLGKYNPWELPGGSEQERYFFYLREAKYPNGNRLNRATGCGYWKATGKDKKVLALRSNQVVGMKKVLVFYHGNPPRGSRTDWIMHEYRLAGAETRTGAFPQRKNSTHFSMVPTKDWVLCRIFKKKRATKMGVDVEEYCEDSQTRNGGIGFIDFMGLRDGSPRSSSPSSSESSCVTEFSDGSSNGDEATCSDSLSPP; encoded by the exons ATGGATAGGCCAAGTTTTATGAGGCATGGAGTGCTGAAGCTGCCCCCTGGATTTAGATTCCACCCCACTGATGAAGAGCTTGTGGTCCAGTACCTCAAGAGGAAGGTCTTCTCCTGTCCATTGCCGGCTTCCATCATCCCCGAGATCGATCTCGGCAAATACAATCCTTGGGAGTTGCCTG GTGGGTCTGAGCAAGAGAGGTATTTTTTCTACCTTAGAGAAGCCAAATATCCAAATGGAAATCGGCTGAACCGGGCGACCGGCTGTGGATACTGGAAGGCGACAGGGAAAGACAAGAAGGTCTTAGCTTTGAGGAGCAACCAGGTGGTGGGGATGAAGAAGGTGTTGGTCTTTTATCATGGCAACCCTCCAAGAGGGTCTAGGACTGATTGGATCATGCACGAGTATCGCCTTGCCGGCGCCGAGACTAGAACTGGTGCCTTCCCCCAAAGAAAGAACTCAACCCAT TTTTCCATGGTTCCTACAAAAGATTGGGTGCTCTGCCGcatatttaagaagaaaagagctACCAAGATGGGAGTTGATGTTGAAGAATACTGTGAAGATAGCCAAACTAGAAATGGGGGAATTGGTTTCATTGATTTCATGGGGCTGCGAGATGGCAGTCCACGATCTTCCTCACCCTCTTCATCGGAGTCAAGCTGTGTCACCGAGTTTTCTGATGGATCTAGCAATGGAGATGAAGCTACCTGCAGCGACAGTTTGTCACCTCCATAA